A stretch of Mycobacterium sp. ITM-2016-00316 DNA encodes these proteins:
- a CDS encoding GlsB/YeaQ/YmgE family stress response membrane protein — MIGTIISALFVGLIVGVLARLIMPGKQSIGVIMTILLGAVGSVVGSWLTFQLGYANENGGWAVIPFLAGVVVAVVLIAIYVGVTGRKGTTVR; from the coding sequence ATGATCGGAACCATCATCAGCGCACTATTCGTCGGTCTGATCGTCGGCGTGTTGGCGCGGTTGATCATGCCCGGCAAACAAAGCATTGGCGTGATCATGACAATCCTGCTGGGTGCCGTCGGCTCGGTGGTGGGTAGTTGGCTGACATTCCAACTCGGCTACGCGAACGAAAACGGAGGCTGGGCCGTCATCCCGTTCCTGGCCGGTGTCGTGGTGGCCGTCGTGCTGATCGCGATCTATGTCGGGGTCACCGGCCGTAAAGGCACGACGGTCCGCTAG
- a CDS encoding TetR/AcrR family transcriptional regulator, which yields MIDKPCRGLRKDAERNRQRVLTAARELFAIKGMEATLNDVAHHAGVGVGTVYRRFATKEELVEAIFEEGIAEVVCLAETALQQPNSWDGLVWFIERQCELAATDRGLREMIYSKAYGGDRVDCAREELVPLITTLVERARHDGHLRADIEHTDTPIIGLLAGTVSEWAGHVDPDLWRRYVALLLEGMRYHPDQKPLGTAALDGDQMHAAMHGWDPAG from the coding sequence GTGATTGACAAACCATGTCGCGGCCTGCGCAAGGATGCCGAGCGCAACCGACAGCGCGTGCTCACCGCAGCGCGCGAGCTGTTCGCCATCAAGGGCATGGAGGCCACCCTCAACGATGTCGCTCACCACGCCGGCGTCGGCGTCGGGACCGTGTATCGGCGCTTCGCGACCAAGGAGGAACTCGTCGAGGCCATCTTCGAGGAAGGCATCGCCGAGGTCGTCTGCCTGGCCGAAACCGCGCTACAGCAGCCGAATTCGTGGGACGGACTGGTGTGGTTCATCGAGCGCCAGTGCGAGCTCGCCGCCACCGATCGGGGGCTGCGCGAGATGATCTACAGCAAGGCCTACGGCGGGGATCGTGTCGATTGTGCCCGCGAGGAACTGGTGCCACTGATAACCACCTTGGTCGAGAGGGCACGCCACGACGGCCACCTGCGCGCCGATATCGAGCACACCGATACCCCGATCATCGGCCTGCTGGCGGGCACCGTCAGTGAGTGGGCGGGCCACGTCGACCCCGATCTGTGGCGCCGCTACGTGGCACTCCTGCTGGAGGGCATGCGGTATCACCCGGATCAGAAGCCGCTCGGCACCGCTGCGCTCGACGGGGATCAGATGCATGCCGCGATGCACGGCTGGGACCCGGCCGGCTGA
- a CDS encoding DUF732 domain-containing protein encodes MIAGLVSALIALPIGVAPAASADRDTDFATELHGFGIYGQRDYNAWLAKITCKRLTTGVDADAAESAVFLSGNLARTASTEQVWQFLGSGLRLYCPEHLGKLTAMSNDPSEAP; translated from the coding sequence ATGATCGCCGGGCTGGTGTCGGCGTTGATCGCGCTGCCGATCGGTGTGGCGCCCGCGGCGTCGGCGGACCGGGATACCGACTTCGCCACCGAACTGCACGGTTTCGGGATCTACGGCCAGCGCGACTACAACGCGTGGCTGGCGAAGATCACCTGCAAACGCCTGACCACCGGGGTGGACGCCGACGCCGCCGAATCGGCGGTCTTCCTGTCCGGCAACCTCGCGCGGACGGCCAGCACCGAACAGGTGTGGCAGTTCCTGGGCAGTGGGCTGCGGCTGTACTGCCCCGAACATCTCGGGAAACTCACCGCGATGTCCAACGATCCTTCGGAGGCGCCATGA
- a CDS encoding RND family transporter: MTTFVDDSPTDAMPPARHAARPKLPRFIRAFAVPIVLAWVVIVALLNTVVPQLEEVGKLRAVSMSPNDAPALIATKHVGQKFEEYDTSSSVMIVLEGDQPLGSDAHEFYDEVVRKLNADHTHVQHVQDFWGDTLTAAGAQSIDGKAAYVQVYIAGDQGEALANESVQAVRDTVEGTQAPPGVKAYVTGPAALTTDQNIVGDASMKTIEGVTIIIIIVMLLIIYRSVVTMIVTMAMVFVGLLSARGIVSFLGYYQVFGLTTFATSMVVTLAIAAATDYAIFLIGRYQEARRSGMDRESAYYDMFHGTAHVVLASGLTIAGATACLHFTRLPYFQSMGFPLAIGMTIVVAAALTLGPALISIVTRFGKVLEPKGNGRARGWRRLGAATVRWPGAILVMAIVLCMVGLLALPGYHTIYNDRIYLPSDVPANVGYAASDRHFSDAKMNPDLVMVESDHDMRNPADFLVIEKIAKALVRVHGIASVTTITRPDGKPIKHASLAYTVSQSGNGQVMNNDFQQTVLDNTLKQADDLQASIDAMETMQRVTLELADVTRRMSDKMNDTSDNLNDVRDHLADFDDQFRPLRNYFYWEPHCFNIPLCWSMRSVFDSLDGISTMSDDFTELVPDIERMAELTPQMAAVMPAQIQTLKNQKQTLLNQYQAQKMQQDQNIAMQEDATAMGEAYDTARNDDTFYLPPEAFQTADFQRGMKLMMSPDGKAVRFTVFHQGDPLTEDGTERIDPLRIAAADAIKGTPLEGSTVYVGGSAAMYKDMQQGADYDLLIAAVASLILIFLIMVILTRAVAAAAVIVGTVVLSLGTSFGLSVLLWQHIVGIPLGWMVLPMTVIVLLAVGADYNLLLVSRMKEEIGAGINTGIIRSMAGTGSVVTAAGFVFAFTMIGMLVSDMIVIGQVGSTIGLGLLFDTLVVRSLMTPSIAALMGRWFWWPLHVRPRPKPQAWPKVTQEVNA; the protein is encoded by the coding sequence ATGACCACCTTCGTGGACGATTCGCCCACCGACGCCATGCCGCCGGCGCGACACGCGGCCCGTCCGAAGTTACCCCGCTTCATCAGAGCCTTCGCCGTGCCGATCGTGCTGGCGTGGGTGGTCATCGTGGCGCTGCTCAACACGGTCGTCCCGCAACTCGAAGAGGTCGGCAAGCTGCGCGCCGTCTCGATGAGTCCCAACGATGCACCCGCGCTGATCGCCACCAAGCACGTCGGGCAGAAGTTCGAGGAGTACGACACCTCCAGCTCGGTGATGATCGTGCTGGAGGGCGATCAGCCGCTGGGTTCGGACGCGCACGAGTTCTACGACGAAGTGGTGCGAAAACTCAACGCGGACCACACCCATGTGCAGCATGTGCAGGACTTCTGGGGTGACACGCTGACCGCTGCCGGTGCGCAGAGCATCGACGGCAAGGCCGCCTATGTGCAGGTGTACATCGCCGGTGACCAGGGTGAGGCGCTGGCCAACGAGTCGGTACAGGCCGTGCGCGACACCGTCGAAGGCACCCAGGCCCCGCCGGGTGTCAAGGCCTACGTCACCGGGCCCGCGGCGCTGACCACCGACCAGAACATCGTCGGTGACGCCAGCATGAAAACCATTGAGGGCGTGACGATCATCATCATCATCGTGATGCTGCTGATCATCTACCGATCAGTCGTCACGATGATCGTCACCATGGCGATGGTGTTCGTCGGGCTGTTGTCGGCCCGCGGCATCGTGTCCTTCCTCGGCTACTACCAGGTGTTCGGACTGACCACCTTTGCCACGAGCATGGTGGTGACGCTGGCGATCGCCGCCGCCACCGACTATGCGATCTTCCTGATCGGGCGATATCAAGAGGCCCGACGATCGGGAATGGACCGGGAATCGGCCTACTACGACATGTTCCACGGCACCGCGCACGTGGTGCTCGCATCCGGCTTGACGATCGCCGGTGCCACCGCGTGCCTGCACTTCACCCGGTTGCCGTACTTCCAGAGCATGGGCTTCCCGCTGGCGATCGGTATGACGATCGTGGTCGCAGCCGCGCTCACGCTGGGTCCCGCACTGATCTCGATCGTGACCCGATTCGGAAAGGTGTTGGAGCCCAAGGGTAATGGACGTGCCCGGGGCTGGCGCCGGCTCGGCGCCGCGACGGTCCGCTGGCCGGGTGCGATCCTGGTCATGGCGATCGTGCTGTGCATGGTGGGTCTGCTGGCCTTGCCCGGCTACCACACCATCTACAACGACCGCATCTATCTGCCCAGCGATGTCCCCGCCAACGTGGGCTACGCCGCATCGGATCGGCATTTCTCCGACGCCAAGATGAATCCCGATCTGGTGATGGTCGAGTCCGATCACGATATGCGCAATCCCGCCGACTTCCTGGTGATCGAGAAGATCGCCAAAGCGCTGGTGCGGGTGCACGGGATCGCCTCGGTCACCACCATCACCCGCCCGGACGGTAAACCGATCAAGCATGCCTCGTTGGCGTACACGGTGAGCCAGAGCGGCAACGGCCAGGTCATGAACAACGATTTCCAACAGACGGTGCTGGACAACACCCTCAAACAAGCCGACGACCTGCAGGCGAGCATCGACGCGATGGAGACGATGCAGCGCGTCACGCTGGAACTGGCCGATGTCACCCGTCGGATGTCGGACAAGATGAACGACACCTCGGACAATCTCAACGATGTGCGCGACCATCTGGCCGATTTCGATGATCAGTTCCGACCGCTACGGAACTACTTCTATTGGGAGCCACACTGTTTCAACATCCCGCTGTGCTGGTCGATGCGGTCGGTGTTCGACAGCCTCGACGGCATCAGCACGATGTCGGACGATTTCACCGAACTGGTCCCCGATATCGAGCGGATGGCCGAACTGACACCGCAGATGGCGGCCGTGATGCCGGCGCAGATCCAGACGCTGAAGAACCAGAAGCAGACATTGCTGAACCAGTACCAGGCGCAGAAGATGCAGCAGGATCAGAACATCGCGATGCAGGAGGACGCCACCGCGATGGGCGAGGCGTACGACACCGCCCGCAATGACGACACGTTCTATCTGCCACCGGAGGCGTTCCAGACCGCCGACTTCCAGCGCGGTATGAAGCTCATGATGTCGCCGGACGGAAAAGCGGTCCGGTTCACCGTGTTCCATCAGGGCGATCCACTGACCGAGGACGGCACCGAGCGCATCGATCCGTTGCGCATCGCCGCCGCCGACGCCATCAAGGGCACCCCGCTGGAGGGCTCGACCGTCTACGTGGGCGGTAGTGCCGCGATGTACAAGGACATGCAGCAGGGCGCGGACTACGACCTGCTGATCGCCGCCGTCGCATCGCTGATCCTGATCTTCCTGATCATGGTGATCCTGACCCGCGCCGTCGCCGCGGCCGCCGTCATCGTCGGCACGGTGGTGCTGAGTCTGGGCACCTCCTTCGGACTGTCGGTGCTCCTGTGGCAGCACATCGTCGGTATCCCGTTGGGCTGGATGGTGCTGCCCATGACGGTCATCGTGCTGCTCGCGGTGGGTGCTGACTACAACCTGTTGCTGGTGTCGCGCATGAAGGAGGAGATAGGGGCCGGCATCAACACCGGGATCATCCGCTCCATGGCCGGTACCGGATCTGTGGTCACCGCAGCGGGATTCGTGTTCGCCTTCACCATGATCGGCATGCTCGTCAGCGACATGATCGTGATCGGGCAGGTGGGCTCGACCATCGGTCTGGGCCTGCTGTTCGACACCTTGGTGGTGCGGTCGCTGATGACGCCGTCGATCGCCGCGCTGATGGGCCGGTGGTTCTGGTGGCCGCTGCACGTACGTCCCCGGCCGAAACCTCAGGCCTGGCCCAAGGTCACCCAGGAGGTGAACGCGTGA
- a CDS encoding MmpS family transport accessory protein — protein sequence MTVIKRVWLPVLVVFAIAIGLVAVSNLRSVFGSDGAIVTPIDADTAENFNPKVVTYEIFGTGSYASINYADLDGKPQRTGEVSLPWTLTLETTLPSVMPNIMAQGDGSSITCRVTVDDEVKDERTADGMNAATYCLVKAA from the coding sequence ATGACCGTCATCAAACGGGTCTGGTTGCCCGTGCTGGTGGTGTTTGCGATCGCGATCGGCCTGGTGGCCGTCTCGAATCTGCGCTCGGTGTTCGGATCGGACGGTGCCATCGTCACTCCGATCGACGCCGACACCGCCGAGAACTTCAATCCCAAGGTCGTCACCTACGAGATCTTCGGAACTGGCTCCTACGCCAGCATCAACTACGCCGACCTGGACGGAAAACCGCAGCGCACGGGCGAGGTCAGCCTGCCCTGGACGCTGACCCTGGAGACCACGCTGCCGTCCGTCATGCCGAACATCATGGCCCAGGGCGACGGTTCCTCCATCACCTGCCGCGTCACCGTCGATGACGAGGTCAAAGACGAAAGGACGGCTGACGGTATGAACGCCGCCACCTACTGCCTGGTGAAGGCCGCATGA
- a CDS encoding DUF5078 domain-containing protein, which translates to MRALLLIVTASAAAALLASPRAFADATDEYPIPSKQIETTCDAEQYLAAARDTSPVYFERYMLDKSNRPLDVQQMAEDRIHWFYSLDAAGRRQYSEDTATNIYYEQVATRWGNWAKVFFNNKGVVAKAAAVCMNYPRGDLSVWDWPVAR; encoded by the coding sequence ATGCGGGCGCTCCTGCTGATCGTCACGGCATCGGCCGCGGCGGCACTGCTCGCGTCGCCACGGGCATTCGCCGATGCCACCGACGAATATCCGATCCCCAGCAAGCAGATCGAAACAACATGCGACGCCGAGCAGTACCTGGCGGCGGCTCGCGACACCAGTCCGGTCTACTTCGAGCGGTACATGCTGGACAAGAGCAACCGGCCGCTGGACGTTCAGCAGATGGCGGAAGACCGCATCCACTGGTTCTACTCGCTGGATGCCGCCGGGCGGCGCCAGTACTCCGAGGACACCGCCACCAACATCTACTACGAGCAGGTCGCCACCCGCTGGGGCAATTGGGCGAAGGTCTTCTTCAACAACAAGGGCGTGGTGGCCAAGGCGGCCGCGGTCTGCATGAACTATCCGCGTGGTGACCTGTCGGTGTGGGACTGGCCGGTGGCCCGCTGA
- a CDS encoding NDMA-dependent alcohol dehydrogenase → MKTKGALLWELNSPFKVDEIDLGDPVADEVQIQMHAAGMCHSDYHITTGATPIGLPALGGHEGAGVVTKVGKNVTGIAEGDHVILAFIPACGTCPPCLKGFRSLCDRGAVLLGGKAIADGTSRIHAGSHEVSPMNLLGTFAPYMTVHKDSVVKIDDDIPFETAAIMGCAVPTGFGSATNVADVKPGETVIIVGVGGIGMSALQGAVISGAKQVIAIDTNEWKREQAIKFGATHVYPTMAEAIAPVIDVTHGLMADKVIIAVGTMKGEYIEEAMILTAKTGTCVVTGMGSMMDADVKLNLFLFTMLQKTLKGNIFGGGSSHVETPRLTALYKSGLLNIDDMITRTYRLEDINQGYQDMLDGNNIRGVVRFDEADW, encoded by the coding sequence ATGAAGACCAAAGGTGCCCTGCTCTGGGAGCTCAATTCGCCGTTCAAGGTTGACGAGATCGATCTGGGCGACCCGGTGGCCGACGAGGTGCAGATCCAGATGCACGCCGCCGGCATGTGCCACTCCGACTACCACATCACCACCGGCGCGACCCCGATCGGACTGCCCGCCCTCGGCGGCCACGAGGGCGCCGGTGTAGTCACCAAGGTCGGCAAGAACGTCACCGGTATCGCCGAGGGTGATCACGTCATCCTGGCGTTCATCCCGGCCTGCGGTACCTGCCCGCCATGCCTGAAGGGGTTTCGCTCGCTGTGTGACCGCGGCGCCGTGCTGCTCGGCGGCAAGGCCATCGCCGACGGCACCAGTCGCATCCATGCCGGATCGCACGAGGTGTCGCCGATGAACCTGCTCGGCACCTTCGCCCCGTACATGACGGTGCACAAGGATTCCGTGGTCAAGATCGACGATGACATCCCCTTCGAGACCGCGGCCATCATGGGCTGCGCGGTACCCACCGGCTTCGGATCGGCGACCAACGTCGCCGACGTCAAACCCGGCGAGACCGTCATCATCGTCGGCGTCGGCGGTATCGGCATGAGCGCGTTGCAGGGTGCGGTGATCTCGGGGGCCAAGCAGGTCATCGCGATCGACACGAACGAATGGAAGCGTGAGCAGGCCATCAAGTTCGGCGCCACGCACGTGTACCCGACCATGGCCGAGGCGATAGCGCCGGTCATCGACGTCACCCACGGGCTGATGGCCGACAAGGTCATCATCGCCGTCGGCACCATGAAGGGCGAGTACATCGAAGAGGCGATGATCCTCACCGCCAAGACCGGCACCTGCGTGGTGACCGGGATGGGTTCGATGATGGACGCCGACGTCAAGCTAAACCTGTTCCTGTTCACCATGTTGCAGAAGACGTTGAAAGGCAACATCTTCGGTGGGGGTAGCTCCCATGTGGAGACGCCGCGACTGACCGCGCTCTACAAGTCCGGGCTGCTGAACATCGATGACATGATCACCCGCACCTACCGCCTGGAAGACATCAACCAGGGCTACCAGGACATGCTGGACGGCAACAACATCCGTGGCGTCGTCCGCTTCGACGAGGCCGACTGGTAA
- a CDS encoding MarR family winged helix-turn-helix transcriptional regulator, whose protein sequence is MYSMWLDAREQALWRRYLAMTGRLQAAMNRQLQQECGLSLADYDVLVALDESPGCRMTDLGEHLGWEQSRVSHQLRRMRDRGLVDSHHPDDDRRAAIVELTAQGRTALVTAAPAHAELVRAVVFEGMTPAQLRAVDQWVTGVLGRLPTR, encoded by the coding sequence ATGTATTCCATGTGGCTGGATGCGCGCGAGCAGGCGCTGTGGCGGAGATACCTGGCGATGACCGGACGGCTTCAGGCCGCGATGAACCGTCAGTTGCAGCAGGAATGCGGATTGTCGCTGGCCGACTATGACGTGCTGGTCGCGCTCGACGAGTCGCCGGGATGCCGGATGACCGATCTGGGGGAGCACCTGGGCTGGGAGCAAAGTCGCGTGTCACACCAACTGCGGCGGATGCGGGACCGCGGCCTGGTGGACAGCCACCACCCCGATGACGATCGGCGCGCGGCGATCGTCGAACTGACGGCGCAGGGTCGCACCGCGCTGGTCACCGCCGCGCCGGCGCACGCCGAACTGGTGCGCGCGGTGGTCTTCGAGGGGATGACGCCCGCTCAATTGCGCGCGGTCGACCAATGGGTGACCGGGGTGCTGGGCCGGCTTCCGACGCGGTAG
- a CDS encoding SDR family NAD(P)-dependent oxidoreductase, which translates to MDINGASAIVTGGASGIGAASARQLAAKGARVVVADLNAERGQELAHEIGGVFVTVDVTNTDQILDAVNTAVDLGPLRALVNSAGIGWAQRTIGKDGQFDSAHNLDAYKKVLAINLVGTFDCIRLAATAMSRNEFTETGERGAIVNLTSVAAFDGQIGQAAYSSSKGGVVGLTLPVARDLSASGIRVNTVAPGLIDTPIYGEGEASEAFKAKLGESVLFPHRLGKPEELASMVIELLTNSYMNAEVVRVDGGIRMPPK; encoded by the coding sequence GTGGATATCAATGGAGCTAGCGCAATCGTCACCGGTGGCGCGTCCGGCATCGGCGCGGCCTCGGCCCGTCAGCTGGCCGCCAAGGGCGCCAGGGTCGTCGTCGCCGACCTCAACGCCGAACGCGGGCAGGAACTCGCGCACGAGATCGGCGGTGTGTTCGTCACCGTCGATGTCACCAACACCGACCAGATCCTGGACGCGGTCAACACCGCCGTCGACCTCGGCCCGCTGCGTGCCCTGGTCAACTCGGCCGGCATCGGCTGGGCGCAGCGGACCATCGGTAAGGACGGTCAATTCGACTCGGCGCACAACCTGGACGCCTACAAGAAGGTGCTGGCCATCAACCTGGTCGGCACCTTCGACTGCATCCGGCTGGCCGCCACCGCGATGAGCCGCAACGAGTTCACCGAGACCGGTGAGCGTGGGGCGATCGTCAACCTGACCAGCGTCGCGGCCTTCGACGGTCAGATCGGGCAGGCGGCCTACTCGTCCTCCAAGGGCGGCGTCGTGGGCCTCACCCTGCCGGTCGCGCGTGATCTGTCCGCATCGGGCATCCGCGTCAACACCGTCGCCCCCGGCCTCATCGACACCCCGATCTACGGGGAGGGTGAGGCCTCTGAGGCGTTCAAGGCGAAGCTGGGTGAGTCGGTGCTCTTCCCGCATCGTCTCGGCAAGCCCGAGGAGCTGGCCTCGATGGTCATCGAACTGCTCACCAACTCGTACATGAACGCCGAGGTTGTCCGCGTCGACGGCGGCATCCGGATGCCCCCGAAGTAG
- a CDS encoding pirin-like bicupin family protein, with protein MTRTASVDIRPAADRAATRISWLDSKHSFSFGGHYEPDNTHHGLLLVNNDDRVAPGTGFDTHPHRDMEILTWVMQGSLVHQDSTGNNGVIYPGLAQRMSAGRGILHSEKNDSWTLTGRETHSEPVHFVQMWVVPDESGRDPGYQQLEIDDELLSGRLVTIASGMPEHRDQSAITIGNKYAALHGARLQAGESVHLPQAPYLHLFVPRGAVSLEGAGELLEGDAARLTATGGQRVTATEPSEILLWEMHAGLGR; from the coding sequence ATGACCCGAACCGCATCCGTGGACATCCGGCCCGCGGCGGATCGCGCGGCGACCAGGATTTCCTGGCTCGATTCCAAGCACTCGTTCTCGTTCGGCGGCCACTACGAGCCGGACAACACCCACCACGGGCTGCTGCTGGTCAACAACGACGATCGAGTGGCCCCGGGTACCGGTTTCGATACTCACCCGCACCGCGATATGGAGATCCTGACCTGGGTGATGCAGGGCTCACTGGTCCATCAGGACTCCACCGGCAACAACGGTGTCATCTATCCGGGCCTGGCCCAACGCATGTCGGCCGGGCGCGGCATCCTGCACTCGGAGAAGAACGATTCCTGGACCCTGACCGGACGCGAGACACACAGTGAGCCCGTGCATTTCGTGCAGATGTGGGTCGTCCCGGACGAGTCCGGCCGCGACCCCGGTTACCAGCAGCTGGAGATCGATGACGAATTGCTGAGCGGCCGACTGGTCACGATCGCCTCCGGGATGCCCGAGCACCGCGACCAGTCGGCGATCACCATCGGCAACAAGTACGCCGCCCTTCATGGTGCGCGGCTGCAGGCCGGTGAATCGGTGCACCTGCCCCAGGCGCCCTACTTGCATCTGTTCGTACCGCGCGGGGCGGTGAGCCTGGAAGGCGCCGGCGAACTGCTCGAGGGCGATGCCGCGCGCCTGACGGCCACCGGCGGACAGCGGGTCACCGCCACCGAGCCATCCGAGATCCTGCTCTGGGAGATGCATGCCGGTCTGGGCCGATAG
- a CDS encoding phosphodiester glycosidase family protein encodes MPTVVARLRRLAAGIATLTVTAALSTTTGAPIAAAADGRTLLATAIANTRGSYLVYNFGGGNPTPMLNAAGNWYEGGGGGHLMIIKSASQRLAPRLLVDTHNGYQSRCERTPGARTGDGLVQASEIYTPIAAWQALGQPTIAINANFFDIRGQQRGSWKTTGCSSPLGPYVDNTRGLGRVNVPLTGTVAYAGKQGLSGGDEVWTPLSTMILPVAGAPFVVTPRSGDDFDAAGPVISDLMNKGTRFVAVSGLGLLAPGDTGQMNDPGPSAARTALAYARDRDEMYVFQGGSYTPDQIQDLFRGLGSDTALLLDGGGSSAIVLRRDTGGMWAGAGVPKGSCDTLQVLCDSRERALPSWLAFN; translated from the coding sequence GTGCCGACCGTTGTCGCCCGTCTCCGGCGCCTCGCCGCCGGTATCGCGACGCTGACGGTCACCGCGGCGCTGTCGACGACCACGGGCGCACCGATCGCGGCTGCCGCCGACGGCCGGACATTGCTGGCGACCGCCATCGCCAACACCCGCGGCTCCTACCTGGTGTACAACTTCGGCGGCGGCAATCCGACACCGATGCTCAACGCGGCAGGCAACTGGTACGAGGGCGGCGGCGGTGGCCACCTGATGATCATCAAATCCGCCTCGCAGCGGCTGGCACCGAGGCTGCTGGTGGACACCCACAACGGCTATCAGTCCCGGTGCGAACGCACCCCGGGCGCCCGCACCGGGGACGGACTGGTGCAGGCCTCGGAGATCTACACCCCGATCGCCGCGTGGCAGGCGTTGGGGCAGCCCACCATTGCCATCAATGCCAACTTCTTCGACATCCGCGGCCAGCAGCGCGGATCCTGGAAGACGACCGGCTGCAGCTCACCGCTGGGCCCCTACGTCGACAACACCCGCGGGCTGGGCCGAGTGAACGTGCCGCTCACCGGAACCGTGGCCTACGCCGGTAAACAGGGTCTGTCCGGGGGTGACGAGGTCTGGACCCCGCTGTCCACCATGATTCTGCCGGTCGCGGGGGCACCGTTCGTGGTGACGCCGCGCTCAGGCGACGACTTCGATGCGGCCGGCCCGGTGATCTCCGATCTGATGAACAAGGGCACCCGTTTCGTCGCGGTCAGCGGTCTCGGGTTGCTCGCCCCGGGCGACACCGGACAGATGAACGATCCGGGCCCTTCAGCGGCGCGCACCGCATTGGCCTATGCCCGCGACCGCGACGAGATGTACGTGTTCCAGGGCGGCAGCTACACACCCGATCAGATACAGGACCTGTTCCGCGGCTTGGGAAGTGACACCGCTCTGCTGCTCGACGGCGGCGGATCCTCGGCAATCGTGCTGCGTCGCGACACCGGCGGCATGTGGGCGGGTGCGGGCGTACCCAAGGGGTCGTGCGACACGTTGCAGGTGCTCTGCGATTCGCGGGAACGCGCGCTACCCAGCTGGTTGGCCTTCAACTAG
- a CDS encoding gluconolaconase has product MPVWADSRRIVGGLAGAAMLVACSTSTPGGPPSAGSPSSAPPGTSSAPTAAGLTEVTVAVPDGMGEAPFDEPRRALVPAGWSLEVWARTSKPRLAAWAPDGAMLVSVPSAGQVLSMRAGQTEVLLDGLNQPHGLTFAGDSLYIAESDRVDVYAYRDGAATDRRTVADGLPDARSPELRGAYSHALKSVAVGADGDVYFSIGSTGNISEEDRTATPPRATIMRVPADGGAMEPFATGVRNGTGLAIAPDGAVWTAVNNRDNVADPRTGAVDPGYVDDHPPESVARLTPGRELGWPYCNPDGGSADLELIRDVQTNADGEAMDCAALPRVEQSLGAHSAPLGMSFTDGRLPAPYASGALIGVHGSWNRQNPQEPEVSFFEWRDGVLGDQQTLVGGFQAPDGSRWGRPVAAVTGPDGAVYVTDDYADAVYRLAPPG; this is encoded by the coding sequence ATGCCGGTCTGGGCCGATAGCCGAAGAATCGTCGGCGGCCTGGCCGGCGCAGCGATGCTGGTCGCCTGCTCGACCAGCACGCCGGGCGGGCCGCCCTCCGCCGGCAGCCCGAGCAGCGCACCGCCGGGCACGTCAAGCGCACCGACCGCAGCGGGCCTGACCGAAGTGACGGTGGCCGTGCCCGACGGTATGGGCGAGGCCCCGTTCGACGAGCCCCGCCGCGCGCTGGTCCCGGCGGGATGGTCGTTGGAGGTATGGGCCAGAACATCCAAGCCGCGGCTGGCCGCGTGGGCACCCGATGGAGCGATGCTGGTCTCGGTTCCCAGTGCGGGACAGGTGCTCTCGATGCGCGCGGGGCAGACCGAGGTTCTCCTGGACGGTCTCAACCAGCCGCATGGGCTCACCTTCGCCGGCGATTCCCTCTACATCGCCGAGAGCGACCGGGTCGACGTTTACGCCTACCGTGATGGCGCCGCCACCGACCGCCGCACCGTGGCCGACGGCCTGCCCGATGCCCGCAGCCCCGAGCTGCGGGGCGCCTACTCGCACGCCCTGAAGAGCGTCGCCGTCGGCGCCGACGGCGACGTGTACTTCTCCATCGGGTCCACCGGCAACATCTCCGAGGAAGACCGCACGGCGACCCCGCCGCGCGCGACCATCATGCGTGTCCCCGCCGACGGCGGTGCGATGGAGCCGTTCGCGACCGGGGTCCGCAACGGCACGGGCCTGGCCATCGCACCCGACGGTGCAGTGTGGACGGCAGTGAACAATCGCGACAATGTGGCGGACCCGAGGACGGGTGCGGTCGATCCCGGCTACGTCGACGACCATCCGCCCGAATCGGTCGCCCGGCTGACGCCCGGACGCGAACTCGGCTGGCCCTATTGCAACCCCGACGGCGGCTCGGCCGATCTCGAGCTGATCCGCGACGTCCAGACCAATGCCGACGGCGAGGCCATGGACTGCGCTGCGCTGCCCCGAGTGGAGCAGAGCCTGGGCGCCCACTCGGCGCCGCTGGGGATGAGCTTCACCGACGGCCGCCTTCCTGCGCCCTACGCCAGCGGCGCACTGATCGGCGTGCACGGATCATGGAATCGACAGAACCCGCAGGAGCCCGAGGTGTCGTTCTTCGAGTGGCGTGACGGCGTTCTCGGCGATCAGCAGACCCTGGTCGGCGGATTTCAGGCGCCCGACGGAAGTCGTTGGGGCAGACCGGTTGCCGCCGTGACCGGTCCCGACGGCGCGGTGTACGTCACCGACGACTACGCCGATGCGGTGTACCGGCTTGCGCCGCCGGGATAG